The following proteins are encoded in a genomic region of Synechococcus sp. CBW1002:
- a CDS encoding NupC/NupG family nucleoside CNT transporter yields the protein MLWQAVRGTLGIALLLLVAWLFSQDRRATPWRLIGVALATQLGLGVLLFQLAFGRVVFSWLNGAVVALLAPARTGAEFVFGPLAVPAGEQGSLGLILAFQAFPIAIFFAALTALLYHLGVMQRVIATLARFFRRSLGITGVEATVTASNVFVGIESMLTIRPYLATAQPHELAVVLTAGMATIASTMLGLYVGVLQPHFPGIAGHLITANLLSAPAAVMMARLLVPAPLVRLPVPASESRPLLPEPVQEVRYGSSVEAITQGANDGLKLAVGITAVLIAFVGLLALTNSGIGWVGGWFGQPQATLQSLLAWVFVPFVWMIGVPFSDAVPASELLALRLVATEVPAFVSLASSLQAGQWSDPRSVVILAYALCGFAHLPSLGIFVGGLCALAPEQKGVVGTLAWRVLLASTLACLLTGAVAGLLGGFTGFSLTP from the coding sequence GGCCCTGGCCACCCAGCTGGGGCTTGGGGTGTTGCTGTTTCAGCTGGCGTTCGGCCGGGTGGTGTTTTCCTGGCTGAATGGGGCTGTGGTGGCGCTACTGGCGCCTGCCCGCACGGGTGCTGAATTCGTGTTTGGCCCGCTGGCGGTGCCCGCGGGCGAACAGGGCAGCCTGGGCTTGATCCTGGCCTTCCAGGCCTTCCCGATTGCCATTTTTTTCGCAGCTCTCACGGCTCTGCTCTATCACCTGGGGGTCATGCAGAGGGTGATTGCCACTCTGGCGCGCTTCTTCCGCCGGAGCCTGGGAATCACAGGCGTGGAGGCAACCGTGACCGCCAGCAATGTGTTTGTGGGGATTGAATCGATGCTCACGATTCGCCCTTATCTGGCCACTGCCCAGCCGCATGAACTGGCGGTGGTACTCACCGCCGGCATGGCCACCATCGCCAGCACCATGCTGGGGCTGTATGTGGGTGTGCTCCAGCCCCACTTTCCGGGCATTGCCGGCCATCTGATCACGGCCAACCTGCTGAGTGCTCCGGCGGCAGTGATGATGGCGCGCCTCCTGGTGCCGGCACCGCTGGTGCGGCTGCCTGTACCAGCCAGCGAATCACGGCCGCTGCTGCCCGAGCCGGTGCAAGAGGTGCGCTATGGGAGCAGCGTGGAGGCCATCACCCAGGGCGCCAACGATGGACTGAAGCTGGCCGTGGGCATCACGGCCGTGCTGATTGCCTTCGTTGGACTGCTCGCCTTGACCAATTCAGGCATCGGCTGGGTGGGCGGCTGGTTCGGCCAGCCGCAGGCCACGCTGCAATCCCTGCTGGCCTGGGTGTTTGTTCCGTTTGTGTGGATGATCGGAGTGCCCTTCAGCGACGCGGTACCAGCTTCGGAACTGCTGGCGTTGCGGCTGGTGGCCACGGAGGTGCCTGCGTTCGTCAGCCTGGCCAGCAGCCTGCAGGCGGGCCAATGGAGCGATCCGCGCTCGGTGGTGATCCTCGCCTACGCACTCTGCGGCTTTGCCCATCTCCCCTCGCTGGGAATCTTTGTGGGGGGGTTGTGTGCGTTGGCGCCCGAGCAGAAGGGAGTGGTGGGAACACTGGCCTGGCGCGTGCTGCTGGCCTCCACGCTGGCTTGCCTGCTCACCGGTGCAGTGGCAGGATTGCTGGGTGGATTCACGGGATTCTCGTTGACACCATAA